A segment of the Nasonia vitripennis strain AsymCx chromosome 2, Nvit_psr_1.1, whole genome shotgun sequence genome:
TCCAAGTTTTCTTGTGAATCAATTGTTAGATTTGATGTCCAGGCAGCGTAGAGAAGTAAGAACTCTGCAGATAAACCTTGCGAATCCTTGATTCTCCAAAGTCaattaatgatgtattttttttatccagGTTATTCCAAAATGTTCAGTACACATTAATCAAGAATTGTTGTTTTGTGAAACTTGTGACACAGTATTTTGTACAGTTTGTACTGGAGGAAATCATGCAGGTGCCTTGCCTGGGTGTACTGAACACACAATTATTCCATTTAGCATAGCCATAAAACGTATGTCTGAAATATTACTGTATAAGGCAAACGAATGTATATCAAAGGTATGTTTTGCACAATTCAAATTATATCCTGAAACTTTTTAATGTGGTATATTGTTAACAAAGTATTTACGTCTTCTTAGCTAACACAAGCACAAGATTCAGTCAGTACCGAACTCCAGAGGTTAGATACTGCAAAACAAAAGTGTCTAGAAGCAGTTGATGCAGAGTTTGCAAACATCATTGCTAAAGTGGAAAGGCGAAAAACGGAATTGCATGCTGCAGTCAATGCTGCAGCTAGAGATAAAAAACATGTTCTTGAAGAGCAGCATGCACTGATTGAagcagagaaaaataaagttgaaCGCGAGTGCGAAGGCCTACAGTATCAGGTATTTTTTTGCCCTCTTTTAATAAAGCATTTTTAAAGATTGATCTGATTGAATAATTTACGTCTTTAAGGTTGAAGTGCGAAACATCACCCAAAGAATAGGCAGTTTATCCGACCAGTTAGATGCTGCAGTAGCACTCAGTGAGCCCAGAGAAAACGCTTTTATTACTTCTGAATTCAACCACAATGATGCTCTTGCTAATCTAGAACAAGCGCTTAAAGCATTTGGAAGAGTTAGATCTAGTACAACACTACCAAGTACGTAATTGTTATGTTATATACTAATAAGAGAAAACAAGAGTTAATCTTGGGCTTTATTAACCAATACTTGTATTTTTTAGGCTTATGTCGGGCTCAATTAAAAGACACTGCTGTAGTGAAATTACAGACCACTGTATTGGTAGAGACAGTGGATTATCATGGACACCCCAGAAATGCAGGAGGTGATCCTATTGGAGCagagctaggtttaagcgacGAGAGTGAATCGCAAAATCAAAACTCTTCCGTCACAACGGAGGTCAAAGATCTTGAAAATGGAACGTATGAAGTCATTTTCAGACCAAAAGTAGCCGGTCGTTATGCTTTAAGAATATCTGTTTTTGAAAGACCTATAAAAGATTATCCCCTGTTCTTTGACGTAACGGAGCATAATGAACCCATTAAAGTTTATGGACACAGAGGTTCTGGTAAAGACGAGTTCCACCAACCAGTTGCTGTGGCTGTTGATGATAATGGCATTATATACATCGTGGATACTGGAAATTCTCGAATAAAGGTACATTCTAGAGCATTAGCCGTATGTCTTCAAAATTCAAttgattagaaaataataattctaatgaATAAAATGTATAGGTACTGGATGATAATTTAGAGTTTATGCGACATCTTACAAATGAAGGACTAGAAGGAAGAAGTTGTACAGGCATAGCGATTTCAGAACAAGGCCTAGTTGTTGTGAATTGGCGAACAAAGTCAGTGACTGAAATGACAACACTGGGTGATACTATTCGTTCATTTTCACATAATGCCTTTCAAGTACGTTGAATCAAATTAAACGGAATTTTTTTCCCCCTAAatacgtatatatttttatattcttcgTCTGTTTTAGGAGCCTATTGATGTGGCTGTAGATAGAAGTTATGGACACTTTTTAGTCGCCGATAATGGACAATGCTGTGTGTTCGTATTTGACTGTAATGGAAAGATTCTTTTTCAGGTATGTAAtatagattagattaattaaaaagttcACTGTGAATCATACTTAATTCGATATACAAACAAATTTGATAGGTTGGAAAGAAGAACATGTTCAAGTTGATCGTATCAGTAGCAGTCGGTCCGGCTGGTGAAATTTTAGTCGCAGGCTCGCGCATTCAAGTTTTTTCGGCAAAAGGTGATTTTACAGAAGAAATCAACGCCGAAAGcaaaggtatatatatatatatatatatatattacattaAAAACACCAATCCGCttacatttttatatgtaaaaattcTTTTCATTTGACATTTAGATAAAGGCAGATATGGGGGAATGGCCATTGATAGTGAAGGCAGAATATTGGCTTCTCGAACGGAAAAGGGACGGACCGTTATTCAAGTGTTAAAGCTGGGTGGAGGAGCAATTTTGTCGGAAATTGATTCCCACAGTTCAAAGTTACGTCGTCCATCAGGAATTGCAGTTTTACCGAATGAGCACTTGATTGTAGTGGATCTTGGCAACGATTGCGTAAAAAAGTATAGGTATTGGTAAAGTAACAGGACACGTTTGAATTGCACTTGCGAATTTGCGCATAGGATTATTCAGTGATTTTCTTTTGCATTTGGCCATACAAGTACAAACTGCCAGTTTCTCAGTAATTGTTGGTGAGATGTTTAATTACTCATGCGTTCAAAGTAATTATTGTggcgattattatttttggattGATCTTTTGTCACAACGCTTGGTTGCATTAGCTACGCGTTACCATTTTGTAACAAGCGAGTAGGCAATTAAGATCTGCCATACGCCACTGCCCATTTTCATTCTGAAAAGTTATAGCACAATAAATGGCACGTTgcgtaaattttcatttgattcGTTAGCGATAGAATCTTATATGAAATTGCATAGTACAATGCTAAATTAACAACTATAAAATAAACAAGTTATGCTTGCAGTTATATAAATATGACTTAAAACTGttagtttaattaaaaaaaaaacactgtaCCATACAAAATTGGCAGAGTTGTATCATACGTGAGTATTGTACATAAGATTTGTTCAGTATTATCGCAACGtcaaattattcttaatgtaAAAACGATTCTTAATGTAAAATTACATGATATATCTCAATTTGAGGTAGAACGCTTGCTCGCTTCTATTTAAGTAATTGAAGAGGTCATGATTATTTggcctttattgtaaattatgtatgaaatgtactagtcttattcacaaaaaaatagaaaaaaatcttCCTTAACTTGCCAGGAAAACAGGCTTAAGGTTGTTTTAGCTGGAAAGCATACGATGCCATTTCGCGAATCAAGAATGTTTTAAGACTTGAGCATGCGCTGGTTTTagttcattttttaaaagtaaagtAGTGTAACAATTGAAAAGGTTCGCAGTTTTCGATGTAGAGAAACATGAACGCTTTTAAAAAGTTGttatagtaatttttgtataagatGTAGCTCAAATGAGAAAATTGAGCGGTCGAACGCATAAACGTACGGCGATTTTTAAGAGATAGACTTGAAAATAACTTACTTAAACTtgggaaatattttttattccgCTTTATGCTTACATGGCTCATACTTTTGTACATGCAATtactatatatttatattttctagAGTGAATTCGTGGAAAGAAGTCATTTTTCTAGCTTGAAACTTTCATAATCAAGTACGTTAAGTTGTTCGCATGCGATTTACACGCTTAATTTTCGTATCTCAGTTTGATAAGAATATTATTGTTTGCTTAACaagcatttttttaaccgtttaCTTGAAATCTCGATtgcatttattaatttaaaataatgtttaagtAACATTCCTCGAAAATTATTTGTCGAAAAAGTCAGGGCTGCCATGAAAAGaagtttgtttttaaattttttacgtGTTTTACTTAACATTGACTCACTAAAGTCgtgattaatattttacttcGCTTCTATTTGCTTATTTAAGCACTACCATGACAAAAATGaatgtttactaatatttttttttctgatatTGAATTAAGAATAGAAACTTAAAGTGAGGAAACttgaaagaaaaagtaaaataaactGGGTCCTAAATATATAACAGTAGGTAAATGTCGAGTATTGCAAGACGCACGTTTCAGAACGCGAAGTCTTTGACTTGTCTTATTTGAGTTTCCTCTTGAATTTAAGAAAGTAAAATTGTGTAAATTATGTATCTTTTTCGTGCTTTGAAGGTTTCGTAGAGACCTGCCCAAGAACTCGGCgttatcgacttttttttctaaaaatactgcCAGGAACGTAACTACTTAGCGTTTGACTTGCGCAAGTATCATATAATCTCATGATTGCTGTTTGATGAAAacgctgaaaaatgaaaatgcatACATTTGAATCAACACATTATTTCGAATTCGAAATCCCGACTGATATGcgtttattttgtaatattgatattttgttTTCTAGTCACCCTTATTTATTAGTTAATTATTCGATTGTTTATTGTATTATCTTGTATTCGTGTGCtgtaaaataatgaaactaCAATCTGTAAATAATCTGATCTTAACTcgacgaagaaaaaataaagttcctTAATAACTGAAATCGACTTGTTTCGCTCTCGTCGACGCCTCATCCTcttccaaaataaaaaaagaaaagcccTAAGTACCTTATCTCCGTCAACAGCTCTTTTCTCTCGAATTAATCAATTAAGGACTTGACGATGAAAGAGTAGGCTAACAAAACGAAATTGAGTAATCAAATTAGCGCGCCGACAAAATTTATTACCCCAACTtctaattataaacaaaagatCGTCCCCTTTGATCCGCTGCATGCGAGCGATTACAAAACTTTTAGCTCGCAATCCTATCAAATCATCCCGCGTATTAATTTCCCACCAACGAAGACACGCAAAGCGCTCGactctctcgcacacacacacactatagAGCTCCAACATAGAAAGCTTTGTTTGTAAGCTGTGGCCTATAGCGCATTATACAGAGAGAGGGTCAAcagcagccagcagcagcgtcgcTGCTTGATTATCAATGGTGTGTGCGTgcagtgagcgcgcgcgcgcgcgcgttttctccccccccccctctctctctctctctctctctctctcccgcgcacacacgcgagcgagagggaatATAAATGAGAAGCCACGCACTCCACTGTGTGTACACTGTACACAGGGTTGAGCGCGCGCCGCGCCAGACGAtcctccacacacacacagcataGCGTATAAGGTACCTACtccaaagagagaaaaaaggaaaggaagctctctctctctctctctctctctctctctctcgctcgcgataTCCCGCACCCCCGAAAAATCCTGCTGCAGGTACCTGCGCGCATACCTGGCTAACGAGCGGGTTCATTCAGCCAAAAAAAAGGACAATAAGATCGTAAATGGGGGGACCGCCGGGAAACAATTCCAAGTTTAAAAGCCGAGGGAGGCCAGGACCAGGCCGAGGACAAGATAAAGGAGAGGGAGCCTAAGGTTAAAGGGAAAAAGAAGGAACGAGTTTGGCTGCAGCAGCCCctggatagagagagaaagagagaagagaaagagaacatCTCTCTATCGGGGGGTGGGAGGCAGACGCGCGTTCTCTTCTCGCATAGTACGTGCAGCCGTGTGTGTGTTGGTGAATGGAAGGCGGCGCTCGCGCGTAGTAGTGTGTATAGTACGAGGACGCGCTCTCCCGCGAATCGCGATCGTCAGCgcgagtgggagagagagggattgCGTCGAGCAATGGCTGCGTGGAGAGTGGTCACGTGACGCGGCCGACTCTCTAGTCTCTCCTCTCCGCGCTGTCCTCGTCGCTCTTCAAttttcgcgagcgcgagctatAGTAAAGTCTGAGCGTGCACGTATACCCACACGCTATACGCTATACCACATACTGCTCTGGGCCTCCGCTCGGATCAGCGCGCGTGCGGAGCACAGCAGCTATATAGTATATACTCGCGACGCGAGTGAGTGCCTATACTCTCGCCGTTGTGTGGTGtgcgcgaacgcgcgcgcgagagagagagaagaaacgaGTACCAgttgtgtgtctgtgtgtgtgtgtgcaagtGCTATAGCTGCGTACTATAGCGTGCGTGGAgtgtacgtacgtacgtacgccAGCAGCGGCTCGGCTGTGCTCCGACACAGGACGCGGCGACGAGAGCACTTTGTGTGTGTCCCCGCGTCGTCTCGCGCGATCTCTCTACACCAGCAAACCTACAGTCCACtaactcgctcgcgcgcggcgtcgcgtcctctctctctctctaagtCTCTACTAGGCTCGGCTCTCCTCGATAAGcagagaagcagcagcagccaccggccagcagtagcagcagcgtcCTGACGCccctgcggcggcggcgactaCATTCCATTTCGTGCGCCGAGAGCGAGCTCTGATGCGAGAAGATGTCGGCCTCGTCGCAGCGGATGCGCAAGTCCTCGCCATGCTCCAGCGCGAAGCAGGGCCCGATGCGGGCTACCCTGCCCGTCAGCTCGCTTCTGCGACAGagcaggcagcagcagcagccgccccAAGCTAGCGCCGCCTCGCTCAGGaaaagcaacagcagcagccctaCCGCCGTCTCGCCCACGAACGCGAACGCGTGGCGGGCCCGCATCTCCCCCGAGACATCCAGCTCCGGGCAGCGCAGTCCCGGCTCGCTCTCTTACAAAGGTTTGCAtatcctcccccccccctctctcttactctctgtGCTTTATTCATAACCTGGTTTCGCTCTGGCAGGCTACTTTGCAGCTAAATCAAAAACTCTGAGTGGTCGCTGCAGCGACAGTCTCAGCGGAAGCCAGAACATCCGGAGGACTGCCTCGCTGGACACCATTTATCTCAAGGGACAATGGCCCCGTGACTCGCACTACATTCACACCATCCTCCGGGTGGACAAAGCCACTCAGGTAAGACACTTGAGATTTTGCTTGAGAATGTGAAGGGTCGCTGCTGCAATATTTGGCTTTTACCCCCTAGACTGATGAGTGCTCCAATGAGCCACGCAAGACTCACAGCCGTCACCCCACAGAACAAACTATGACTGATGAGAAGCTGGAGAAGTACTTTAGGCATCGGTATGTAGAGTTGATGGATTCTggagtaaaaaataatatttatgaaaatttgcCTCATTTATATTTCAACTTGTGTGTTTTCTTTTGGGTCAAGGCTGCAACGAACAAACAAGGAGGGAACTAGCAGTAGAGAAAGAACAGCTGCATTTGGTCTCATAATGCCTGGTGGTCCACCTCCAGCACTTCCTGGGGATCACTCGGTTCTTCTGCCCAGTATTGCTTCACAGACCTCTACCCGTTAGTATTGAAGCATGTTTAAACTCAGATTACTGATTGATATGTATACTTGTGCGTGatcattaattattatcgcttGTTTGTGTCCAGACAATCAATTCAGTTTAAGTACAAAAGCAAGTCCTATGAACATACCTGTCAAACCAATAAGGCCTCCAATGCGTTCCTCAATTGAAGGATTGAACCAAGAGATCGAAGGTTTAGTGCTCAAATCCACAGGAAACTCAAGTGATTTGGATTATCAAATTGAGGATAAGGTTTGTTCACTCTTTCATCAATGAAATACCTAACAATACGAAATTCATTGATTGTTAAAATTATGCTCTTAATCAATTACAGTATGCAAGATATCGTGATCAGATAACTCCAGAGGGACATCGGGCACCCTTGGCTGATCTCTTCAGAGCTAATCGCAGTGTCAACAGTGTCAACACACAGACACCAGCTACTGATCTTCCCTCCAGTTCTTACTCTTCAGGTAAAGTTCACACATTACTCTACACGTTTTTATGGTTTAGCTGAAAAGATTTTCGACCATTGAGTGAACATAGAATACGTTTTATGACTTGTAACTAATATTCATGGATGCCTGTAAAATGACAGGCCCTCCATCTAGGAACTCAGAGTCACCACTGATACCAGGTTCAATGGATGTATCCCGTCCATCTAGTGACCTTCTGCAAGGTTGGCTCACATaagaacaattttaaaaagcttgtttttttttaactcaggctgtatttattatttgtttttgtatttttattctaGTGTACATCTGGCTGTTGGcagtaaaatattaatttagttttataatttatttttttacaggaTATATGTGATTTGCAATAGTTGCATGAGATTATTTATTCGAGTCGTAAAATTAGacattttattgtttatttatttatttattgatgaTAAAGCATGCTTTTTTTGGacaattcaaaaaatttataaaaatgttagaaCATGCATTCAGTTTTTAAAACCTAATCATATTTATCTCAAGCACAAGCATCATTGTATAGTTGCTGCAACCAACGTTACAATATATGCACATTaaaatactttaattttaaaacctTAATTTCATCACGCACGGTCTTCATAGTAAATCTATATTTAATACTCATAAAAATGTAAccttacatttatttttacaggtGGAAGTCGTGGCTCCACGCCAGAGCAGGAAAGAGAAGGACGTTTAGGTACATCCCCTCACATCAACAGGTTTCTTGCTAGGGAACCACCCGATGGCTGTGAAAAAGTCAATACTAAATTTGTTGAAGATGTTAGGTAAGATTCTTTCGTAATTTTAGAAGCTCGAAATATCAGTGAACTGAGGAGTAAAGATCGatgaaaacattaattttCAGGCGACCAATGGCTGATTTGAGCAAACTCGACTATTGCTCAAAGCCTTGCGTAGCATTCCAGTTAAAACCAAGCCTAGGATCGGCATTCCTTCCGCTGCAGCAGCCTGTTAGCCCGACAATGGCTACTAGTGCGACGCCTTCATCGCACACGACGCCGACGACACCTCCTCCAAATCCATAGTCCCTGGCTGTTCCTTGCAGCGAAAAATTGCGTAAACCTGACTGGTATAAATatgatatatacatatatacatatatatatatatatttttctttaatcaaCACTGTGGCTAGGAAGTGAATATCTTCTACAAGAAAACCAATAcatatactttttaaaaaatacgacTACCTAGACGGGCAACGTAAAGTTACCGATAAGAAAAGTAGCTGATTCCCAGTGTGGCTCGAGCGGTACATCTTGGGCCAAATGATtctgtaattaaaaatttttaatcgcATCGACGtagacaaaaaaaagaaacaaaaaacgtAAACGCGCAAAGTATTCGAATGGCTCTTGACCTCCGTTAATAATATCCAACAAAAAAGTGTAGAGAAAAATGGAAAGGCAACACAATAATGATGAGTACGAGGAACAATAATTtgtgataattaaaaaaacaacgtTTAGGAATAAACATTGTGTTCTACAAGAATTAAGACTAATGAAATTGTGTGTATTCTAAATTTAGTGCTAAAAATGTCCTAAACGACTTTAATTTTCTACGCAGGAATGAAAATATTCAGAATGATAATTAATAACGAGAAAAGTATTAAATTTGAATGTTGGAAGCATTAATACAAAATTACACAGATTAAAAagaagcgaaagagagagagagagagagagagagagagagagagagagagagagagagagagagagagagagaatgcaagagggagaaagagagaaaagtacgTATGCACCAGTATATGTACATAAAAGTACCCATTCGCACTGCTCTCCTATGAGGAGCTTCCGAGAGCTCGTGAGCGCAGTTTTCTTTTGCGACGACAACGCGGTAATGGAAACGTGCTTGAATCttctttttactatataactacaattttttgtattattattttatacgcTCATGCATattcgataatttttttactttatacaaTTATCTTATCTTGTAAGGATGCAGATGTGTCACTCACATCGacggttttttcataattgtaATAATCAAACGAAATCAAATGCTTTTATATGGTTTCCCTTTGTTATCGTTCATTATTTCGCAATATCTGATACTGAAAGAGAACTTGTATACTTGTATGTATGATTCGGAAATTGCCCCAAAGGCCACCGTGTTTTTGGCGCTAATTGACTGGGCGCTCGAATGTAAGCGTATAtgcaagagcgagagagagagagcgagaaagagagagagagagagagagagagagagagagagagagagagagacccaaCGATAaaagcatgaaaaaaaaaacagaatgGATAGCACATGCGAATTCCGAAAACTTGAGATACTTGGTCATAATCTAGATTCCATTGCAAGCTTGCCTGATtctatagcaaaaaaaaaaaaataattataaacagcAATGCCATAGGCCTGTATGAGAGAATCTGTGTTTCAAACTTGCGTATCAAGTTAGATTTGTAATCCGAGTAAGAGTACAAGCGAAGAAGCGGCATGTAACTTGGCAGTGCGAGTGGATACGCGTTGACaggaagaaaataataaagtctAGATAATTATATACACGTGACAAGTAATGAGTCGAGAGATGGTGGAGCTGATAATATATAAAGCgtatcgataaaaaaaaacgagcgagTAGTGCGTTACGTTGTGCGAGGCACTTGTCGGCAGCTCACGGATGACAGGAATGGAATACCCGAGGAATTAAAGAAACGATGAAGAAACCAATAGTTCGAAACATTggcgcgcgtgtgcgtatgtgtgcaAGTGCGATGTCCGTGATAGCATATGCGAGAGCACGTGGGAGCAGAGTTATGTCGCTGTAACTGACTCAAGTCGCAGATAGAAGTGCATTTCAAAcgtgagattttttatttttaaaagtcgACGATAATAAACAAAGTATAAGCTAACGAACTGACGTAGTCAATACTAGGCAAACTCCAATTAC
Coding sequences within it:
- the LOC100187590 gene encoding glucocorticoid induced transcript 1-like, with the translated sequence MAAWRVSRQQQQPPQASAASLRKSNSSSPTAVSPTNANAWRARISPETSSSGQRSPGSLSYKGYFAAKSKTLSGRCSDSLSGSQNIRRTASLDTIYLKGQWPRDSHYIHTILRVDKATQTDECSNEPRKTHSRHPTEQTMTDEKLEKYFRHRSRLQRTNKEGTSSRERTAAFGLIMPGGPPPALPGDHSVLLPSIASQTSTHNQFSLSTKASPMNIPVKPIRPPMRSSIEGLNQEIEGLVLKSTGNSSDLDYQIEDKYARYRDQITPEGHRAPLADLFRANRSVNSVNTQTPATDLPSSSYSSGPPSRNSESPLIPGSMDVSRPSSDLLQGGSRGSTPEQEREGRLGTSPHINRFLAREPPDGCEKVNTKFVEDVRRPMADLSKLDYCSKPCVAFQLKPSLGSAFLPLQQPVSPTMATSATPSSHTTPTTPPPNP
- the LOC100187590 gene encoding glucocorticoid induced transcript 1-like isoform X2, with the translated sequence MSASSQRMRKSSPCSSAKQGPMRATLPVSSLLRQSRQQQQPPQASAASLRKSNSSSPTAVSPTNANAWRARISPETSSSGQRSPGSLSYKGYFAAKSKTLSGRCSDSLSGSQNIRRTASLDTIYLKGQWPRDSHYIHTILRVDKATQTDECSNEPRKTHSRHPTEQTMTDEKLEKYFRHRLQRTNKEGTSSRERTAAFGLIMPGGPPPALPGDHSVLLPSIASQTSTHNQFSLSTKASPMNIPVKPIRPPMRSSIEGLNQEIEGLVLKSTGNSSDLDYQIEDKYARYRDQITPEGHRAPLADLFRANRSVNSVNTQTPATDLPSSSYSSGGSRGSTPEQEREGRLGTSPHINRFLAREPPDGCEKVNTKFVEDVRRPMADLSKLDYCSKPCVAFQLKPSLGSAFLPLQQPVSPTMATSATPSSHTTPTTPPPNP
- the LOC100187590 gene encoding glucocorticoid induced transcript 1-like isoform X1, with the protein product MSASSQRMRKSSPCSSAKQGPMRATLPVSSLLRQSRQQQQPPQASAASLRKSNSSSPTAVSPTNANAWRARISPETSSSGQRSPGSLSYKGYFAAKSKTLSGRCSDSLSGSQNIRRTASLDTIYLKGQWPRDSHYIHTILRVDKATQTDECSNEPRKTHSRHPTEQTMTDEKLEKYFRHRLQRTNKEGTSSRERTAAFGLIMPGGPPPALPGDHSVLLPSIASQTSTHNQFSLSTKASPMNIPVKPIRPPMRSSIEGLNQEIEGLVLKSTGNSSDLDYQIEDKYARYRDQITPEGHRAPLADLFRANRSVNSVNTQTPATDLPSSSYSSGPPSRNSESPLIPGSMDVSRPSSDLLQGGSRGSTPEQEREGRLGTSPHINRFLAREPPDGCEKVNTKFVEDVRRPMADLSKLDYCSKPCVAFQLKPSLGSAFLPLQQPVSPTMATSATPSSHTTPTTPPPNP